From one Marinobacter sp. LV10MA510-1 genomic stretch:
- a CDS encoding sodium:solute symporter family transporter, protein MNITEATLFWGFLLAYGIIMYVFSPKSRNPESFYKGTDDHGNSVGQWSLTASIFISWIFAKSVTNAANLGAAYGVVGGLAYASYWLSIPVAGYVIYRIRCQTGARSLQEFLTSRFGRLASLAFAAAILIRLYNEIWSNTAVVGGYFGSPGQWQYYTAAMVFTAFTLAYSLKGGLRSSIFTDVIQTFVFVFFLGAVLFMILPANDAGVMLREGDFRLDAGLDLLLVALLQLFSYPFHDPVLTDRAFVNREKTMLKSFVVAGLLGFVAVFIFSLVGVHARLNGIDAMGNAPAAVGRSLGLAALFFMSVIMMTSAGSTLDSTFTSLAKSLAVDLPRLARRASNRLPSMRVGAVVMVVFALLGNLPMFAGTDILAATTISGTMVMGLAPVFLFYGFTRWSPWSFHLSFWTGFALGLALAVGAIPASWGIGDGKYGLLLGVNAWGFVLCTSGFFAPLLVARWRRQPLAVSSY, encoded by the coding sequence ATGAACATCACCGAAGCCACGCTATTTTGGGGCTTTCTTCTGGCTTACGGTATAATTATGTACGTTTTTTCGCCGAAAAGCCGGAATCCGGAATCGTTTTATAAGGGCACAGACGACCATGGGAATTCGGTGGGGCAGTGGTCGCTGACGGCGAGCATTTTTATCAGCTGGATTTTCGCCAAGTCGGTTACCAACGCGGCCAATCTGGGGGCGGCCTACGGTGTTGTGGGTGGCCTGGCTTACGCCAGTTATTGGCTGTCGATTCCAGTGGCGGGTTATGTGATCTATCGTATTCGCTGCCAGACCGGTGCCCGTAGCTTGCAGGAGTTTTTGACCTCGCGCTTTGGCCGACTGGCATCGCTGGCGTTTGCGGCGGCGATTCTGATTCGGTTGTACAACGAGATCTGGAGCAACACGGCCGTGGTAGGCGGTTATTTCGGTTCGCCCGGGCAGTGGCAGTATTACACCGCTGCCATGGTGTTTACCGCGTTTACCCTGGCTTACAGCCTGAAGGGCGGGCTGCGGTCATCGATTTTTACCGACGTTATTCAGACCTTTGTGTTCGTGTTTTTTCTCGGCGCGGTGCTGTTTATGATCTTGCCCGCAAACGATGCGGGAGTGATGCTGCGTGAGGGTGATTTCCGTTTGGACGCGGGGTTGGATTTGCTGCTAGTGGCGCTGTTGCAGCTGTTCAGCTACCCGTTCCACGATCCGGTGCTGACAGACCGAGCCTTTGTAAATCGTGAAAAAACCATGCTCAAAAGCTTTGTGGTGGCTGGTTTGTTGGGCTTTGTGGCGGTGTTTATCTTTAGCTTGGTGGGGGTTCATGCGCGTCTGAACGGTATCGACGCCATGGGTAACGCACCGGCTGCAGTCGGCCGTTCGCTGGGTTTGGCAGCGCTGTTCTTTATGAGCGTGATCATGATGACATCAGCCGGTTCAACCCTGGATTCCACCTTTACCTCCCTGGCCAAGTCGCTGGCGGTAGACTTGCCGCGGTTGGCGCGGCGTGCATCAAACCGGCTGCCCAGTATGCGGGTGGGAGCGGTGGTGATGGTGGTGTTTGCGCTCTTGGGGAATCTGCCTATGTTCGCTGGTACGGATATTCTGGCGGCAACCACCATTTCCGGCACCATGGTGATGGGGCTGGCGCCGGTGTTCCTGTTTTATGGCTTTACTCGTTGGTCGCCGTGGAGTTTTCACCTGAGTTTCTGGACCGGCTTTGCGCTAGGTTTGGCCTTGGCCGTAGGTGCTATTCCCGCAAGTTGGGGCATTGGTGACGGTAAGTACGGGCTGTTGTTGGGCGTTAATGCCTGGGGCTTTGTACTTTGTACGTCGGGCTTCTTTGCGCCCTTGCTGGTCGCACGATGGCGTCGCCAGCCCTTAGCGGTTTCGTCTTACTGA
- a CDS encoding MaoC family dehydratase, with protein MPDKPQILITNIRQRAAEGLSVGDRFTITRCFSSEDIASFATLSRDYNPVHCDSHFAKLKGMREPIAHGLLTASLITEIGGQIGWLASSMSFKFKRPVYAGETLTCDWVIREIDERQRAKAEISVINGDGATVLEAEITGVLPNENERQRLAKMLNEGDPTNGLKNS; from the coding sequence ATGCCAGATAAGCCCCAGATACTCATCACAAACATCCGCCAGCGCGCTGCCGAAGGGCTAAGTGTCGGCGATCGCTTTACCATAACCCGCTGTTTTAGCTCCGAAGACATCGCATCCTTCGCGACTCTTTCGAGAGACTATAACCCGGTCCATTGCGACAGCCATTTTGCCAAGCTGAAAGGTATGCGCGAACCTATTGCTCACGGCCTCCTGACAGCAAGCCTGATCACCGAAATCGGCGGTCAAATAGGCTGGTTAGCATCAAGCATGTCATTCAAGTTCAAGCGACCGGTCTATGCCGGTGAAACATTGACCTGCGACTGGGTCATCCGCGAAATCGACGAACGGCAACGCGCAAAGGCAGAAATCAGCGTCATCAATGGTGACGGAGCCACCGTTCTGGAAGCCGAAATAACCGGTGTACTGCCCAATGAAAACGAACGACAACGCCTGGCAAAGATGCTCAACGAAGGCGACCCCACCAACGGCCTCAAAAACTCCTAA
- a CDS encoding radical SAM protein, with product MPLTLASTPVKTARTRIPLVEVLEPRAADSWTHTRNGDPRGYIDANTLKELWIHTGTACNLACPFCLEGSHPGDGRIPGMKLSDVKPFIHEAMDMGVEQFSFTGGEPFVIRDFVNILDYASQHRQCFVLTNATEPLLKRRHQVLPLLNNPYPIHFRVSLDFPDRARHDKDRGEGSFDQALEGVYWLVEQGFKVSIARQTDADEVPAKVEAAFREIFREWGIPETLAFTAFPDLGTPGSEDGSPEITENCMEKYPTVDSRAHFMCTYTRMLVKKGDDVRVYACTLVDDDPQYDLGGSLAESMDERVMLRHHRCFSCYRYGASCSAPA from the coding sequence ATGCCCTTGACCCTAGCCAGCACGCCCGTTAAGACTGCCCGCACGCGTATCCCGCTGGTGGAAGTTTTGGAGCCACGCGCAGCCGATAGCTGGACGCACACCCGTAACGGTGATCCTCGTGGATATATTGATGCAAACACGCTAAAAGAGCTGTGGATTCACACCGGCACCGCCTGCAACCTGGCTTGTCCGTTCTGCCTGGAAGGCAGTCATCCCGGTGATGGCCGCATTCCCGGGATGAAGCTGAGCGATGTGAAGCCGTTTATCCACGAAGCTATGGACATGGGCGTGGAGCAGTTTTCTTTCACTGGAGGCGAGCCGTTTGTGATTCGGGATTTTGTGAATATCCTGGATTACGCCAGCCAGCACCGGCAATGTTTTGTATTGACCAACGCCACCGAACCGCTGTTGAAACGCCGGCATCAGGTGCTGCCGTTGCTGAACAATCCTTATCCCATTCATTTTCGCGTTAGCCTGGATTTTCCTGACCGCGCCCGCCACGACAAAGACCGCGGTGAAGGCAGTTTTGATCAGGCCTTAGAGGGCGTGTACTGGCTGGTTGAGCAGGGTTTTAAGGTCTCTATTGCTCGCCAGACCGACGCTGACGAAGTGCCGGCCAAGGTAGAGGCTGCGTTCCGCGAGATTTTCCGCGAATGGGGCATTCCCGAAACCCTGGCGTTTACCGCGTTTCCAGACCTGGGTACGCCGGGTTCGGAAGACGGCAGCCCGGAAATTACTGAAAACTGCATGGAGAAATACCCCACCGTTGATAGTCGCGCGCATTTTATGTGCACCTACACGCGGATGTTGGTGAAGAAGGGTGATGATGTGCGGGTGTATGCCTGTACGTTGGTGGACGACGATCCGCAGTACGATTTGGGTGGGTCGCTGGCCGAGAGCATGGATGAGCGCGTTATGTTGCGCCATCATCGGTGCTTTTCCTGCTATCGCTATGGGGCTAGTTGTTCGGCGCCTGCTTAA
- a CDS encoding FAD-dependent oxidoreductase translates to MTRSKLLLILVIAVIAGVFLGFDGHKLLTLESLQANQGALAQWIDQNLLVAVVGYAAIYVVVTALSLPGATIMTLAGGAFFGNLYGLAAVSIASTLGASLAFLVARFLMRDTLRERYRETIAKMDRGIKKDGAFYLATLRLVPVFPFFLINLAMGLTGMKLRTYALVSWVAMLPGTFVFVNAGTQLGQIQSTGDIVSADLLLSFALLGLFPLIAKFVVGFLRRRKVYAGWQKPAKFDFNLLVIGGGSAGLVSAYIAAVVKAKVGLIEKHKMGGDCLNTGCVPSKALIRSAKAADTLRHANRYGLESVPVKGSFKAIMERVQQTIKTIEPNDSPERYRSLGVDVMLGSARFVSPWELEVQHNDGRSERLTARSIVIATGGKPAVPDIPGLADMNPLHSDNLWQLEQQPQRLLVLGGGPIGSELAHAFARLGSQVVLVQHGNQILAKEDADVAELVLEQFRADGIDVRLNHKAVEFCVENGEKIAYCDYQGDRVCIAFDEVLVAVGRAANTEGLNLEALGIEPQKSGMLPTEDDLSVRFPNIFACGDVAGPYQFTHAASHQAWYAAVNGLFGSFKRFKVDYRVMPWVTFTSPEVARVGLSEAEAKAQKIDYQLTRYDLGGLDRAITESDSVGFIKVLTPPGKDKILGVVVVGSHAGEILAEFTLAMKHGLGLNKILGTIHPYPTWNEAAKATAGQWKQANAPQRLLAMVEKIHSWRRG, encoded by the coding sequence ATGACGCGTAGCAAGCTTTTACTCATTTTAGTTATCGCCGTGATTGCGGGTGTTTTTCTCGGCTTCGACGGGCACAAGCTGCTGACTCTGGAGAGCTTGCAGGCGAATCAGGGCGCTCTGGCGCAATGGATTGATCAGAACCTTCTTGTAGCCGTTGTCGGTTATGCCGCAATTTATGTGGTGGTCACAGCTCTGTCCCTGCCGGGGGCGACCATCATGACACTGGCCGGCGGTGCCTTTTTCGGTAACCTGTATGGCTTGGCGGCGGTTTCCATTGCCTCAACGCTGGGGGCTTCCCTGGCGTTTCTGGTGGCGAGATTCCTCATGCGCGACACCCTGCGGGAGCGCTATCGGGAAACCATCGCTAAAATGGACCGTGGCATTAAAAAGGACGGTGCGTTCTATCTGGCAACCCTGCGTCTTGTGCCGGTGTTCCCGTTCTTTCTGATCAACTTGGCGATGGGCCTCACTGGGATGAAGCTGCGGACCTACGCACTGGTTAGCTGGGTTGCCATGTTGCCGGGCACGTTTGTGTTTGTGAATGCCGGCACACAGTTGGGTCAGATTCAGTCCACTGGCGATATCGTTTCTGCGGATTTGCTGCTGTCGTTTGCCTTGCTTGGGCTTTTCCCGCTGATTGCGAAATTTGTGGTGGGCTTTCTCCGTCGTCGCAAGGTCTATGCCGGCTGGCAGAAGCCGGCAAAGTTTGATTTCAATTTGTTGGTGATTGGCGGCGGTTCTGCCGGGCTGGTATCGGCTTATATTGCTGCGGTGGTGAAAGCCAAAGTGGGCTTGATAGAAAAACACAAAATGGGTGGTGACTGCCTGAACACCGGCTGCGTGCCCTCCAAAGCGCTGATTCGCAGCGCTAAAGCCGCCGACACCCTGCGCCATGCCAATCGGTATGGCTTGGAATCAGTGCCGGTGAAAGGCTCGTTTAAAGCCATCATGGAACGGGTGCAGCAGACTATAAAAACCATTGAACCAAACGATTCGCCGGAGCGTTACCGTTCGCTGGGAGTAGACGTAATGCTTGGCAGCGCGCGCTTCGTTAGCCCCTGGGAACTGGAAGTGCAGCATAACGATGGCCGCAGCGAACGGCTGACGGCCCGCAGTATTGTTATCGCCACCGGCGGTAAGCCGGCCGTGCCGGACATACCGGGGCTGGCGGACATGAACCCGCTGCATTCTGACAATCTATGGCAGTTGGAACAGCAACCCCAGCGGTTGCTGGTATTGGGTGGTGGACCCATCGGCTCCGAACTGGCCCATGCTTTTGCGCGCCTGGGCTCGCAGGTTGTGCTGGTGCAACACGGCAATCAGATTTTGGCCAAGGAAGACGCCGACGTAGCTGAACTGGTGCTGGAGCAATTCCGCGCCGACGGTATTGACGTGCGCCTGAATCACAAGGCGGTCGAATTTTGTGTCGAAAACGGCGAAAAAATCGCTTACTGCGACTATCAGGGCGATCGCGTATGTATTGCCTTTGACGAGGTATTGGTGGCCGTAGGGCGAGCCGCGAACACTGAAGGCCTGAACCTGGAAGCGCTGGGTATCGAACCGCAAAAAAGCGGCATGTTACCCACTGAAGACGATTTGAGCGTGCGCTTTCCCAACATTTTTGCTTGTGGCGATGTAGCCGGGCCTTATCAATTTACCCACGCGGCTTCCCATCAAGCTTGGTACGCGGCGGTAAACGGCCTGTTTGGATCGTTTAAGCGCTTCAAGGTGGATTACAGAGTGATGCCTTGGGTTACTTTTACCTCGCCGGAAGTGGCCCGTGTGGGTTTGAGCGAAGCGGAGGCTAAGGCGCAGAAGATCGACTATCAGCTTACCCGTTATGACCTGGGCGGCTTGGATCGTGCCATTACCGAAAGCGACAGCGTCGGGTTTATAAAAGTGCTGACGCCACCGGGCAAAGACAAAATCCTTGGCGTGGTGGTGGTGGGTTCCCACGCTGGCGAAATTCTGGCGGAATTCACTCTGGCGATGAAGCACGGCCTGGGATTAAATAAAATTCTTGGCACAATTCACCCGTACCCGACCTGGAATGAAGCGGCCAAAGCCACGGCGGGCCAGTGGAAACAGGCCAATGCGCCCCAGCGTTTGCTGGCCATGGTGGAAAAGATTCACAGTTGGCGTCGCGGTTAA
- a CDS encoding RNA polymerase sigma factor yields the protein MNTAVHPDPQSSLIEDLKRGDSSAYKKAVREYSPGMLAVARFYLDYSSAEEIVQDCWVTVIDAIHKFEGRSGLKTWLHRIVANRCKNKLRSSKREVAIDFSESMEPELANRFNAKGRWGLPPSLKFHESADTLMENDALSDCLDKHLSALPETQRSALMLYEAHQHKSEDVCNILDVSASNLRVLLHRARQKIFLMVETFQETGEC from the coding sequence ATGAACACCGCAGTGCATCCGGACCCCCAAAGTTCGCTGATCGAAGACCTGAAAAGAGGCGATTCATCTGCCTACAAAAAAGCCGTTCGAGAATATTCCCCGGGTATGTTGGCCGTCGCCCGGTTTTACCTGGATTATTCCAGTGCTGAAGAGATTGTTCAGGATTGCTGGGTGACGGTGATCGATGCCATTCACAAATTTGAAGGCCGTTCCGGCCTGAAAACCTGGTTGCACCGAATTGTCGCCAACCGCTGCAAGAACAAGCTCCGATCCAGCAAACGCGAAGTAGCCATTGATTTTTCCGAAAGTATGGAACCGGAGCTTGCCAACCGCTTCAATGCAAAAGGCCGTTGGGGCCTACCTCCTTCACTTAAGTTCCATGAGTCCGCAGATACCTTGATGGAGAATGACGCGCTCAGCGATTGCCTGGACAAACACCTGTCCGCGCTACCAGAAACCCAGCGCTCAGCCCTGATGCTGTACGAAGCTCACCAACACAAATCCGAGGACGTCTGTAACATTCTGGATGTCAGTGCCTCTAACCTTCGTGTCCTTTTACACCGTGCCAGGCAGAAGATCTTTCTTATGGTGGAAACCTTCCAGGAGACGGGCGAATGTTAA
- a CDS encoding zf-HC2 domain-containing protein, producing MLMCRDLAGIASDYIDGELTGRLNLSVKMHLMMCKHCRSFIGNLRASTDLMKAHSSSKPDEEFIRRIDKRVAEALKTRKPRNGNNE from the coding sequence ATGTTAATGTGCAGGGACCTGGCCGGAATCGCCAGTGATTACATCGATGGTGAGCTGACCGGCCGGCTGAATCTGTCTGTGAAAATGCATCTGATGATGTGCAAGCACTGCCGCTCGTTTATCGGTAACCTTCGTGCCAGCACCGATCTTATGAAGGCGCACTCCTCCAGCAAGCCGGACGAGGAATTCATACGTCGGATTGATAAACGGGTAGCGGAAGCGCTCAAGACACGAAAACCCCGTAATGGGAATAATGAGTAA
- a CDS encoding EthD family reductase, translating to MIKVSVLYPKAADSTFDIAYYRDTHMALVREKLGDACKRTAIESGLAGGTPGEAPTYIAMGHLYFDSLSDFEAAFGPHAKEILGDIPNFTNVQPTVQISEVIE from the coding sequence ATGATAAAAGTCAGCGTACTCTACCCCAAGGCTGCAGATAGCACGTTCGACATTGCCTATTACCGTGACACTCATATGGCGCTGGTTCGTGAAAAACTCGGAGACGCGTGCAAGCGAACAGCTATCGAATCAGGCCTTGCAGGAGGCACGCCGGGAGAGGCGCCCACCTACATCGCCATGGGGCACCTGTATTTTGACTCCCTCAGTGATTTCGAGGCGGCGTTCGGGCCCCACGCCAAGGAGATCCTGGGGGATATCCCGAATTTCACCAACGTACAGCCGACGGTTCAGATCAGCGAAGTCATCGAGTAA
- a CDS encoding YiiX/YebB-like N1pC/P60 family cysteine hydrolase, with amino-acid sequence MLLNWLSRRLAAYLSKEIARHSIRTSTWGAMVNTLQPGDVLLVEGNTRISVAIKYLTQSTWSHAALYLGPNAGLGTAVDGEAHGLIEADLEHGIRPLPLCYYRHAHTRICRPVGLSDKDLRTLTEYASSRLGHQYDMKNVFDLARYLWSTPPVPTRYRHKLLAFGSGDPTRAICSTFIAEGFQQLRYPILPVVKTLPANDPDCADCVHERFRVRHHSLFTPRDFDASPYFRIIKPTIEGEFDYRAIAWEDG; translated from the coding sequence ATGCTACTGAATTGGCTTTCGAGGCGCCTGGCCGCTTACCTTTCAAAAGAAATCGCCCGACACTCCATCAGAACGTCCACCTGGGGCGCGATGGTGAATACTCTCCAACCCGGAGACGTTCTGCTGGTAGAGGGCAACACGCGGATCAGCGTTGCCATCAAGTACCTGACTCAGTCCACCTGGTCTCACGCCGCGCTTTACCTTGGACCGAATGCCGGACTTGGAACAGCGGTCGATGGTGAAGCCCACGGACTCATTGAGGCGGACCTTGAACACGGTATCCGTCCGCTGCCACTTTGTTATTACCGGCACGCCCACACCCGCATCTGCCGCCCGGTCGGGTTAAGCGACAAGGACCTCCGAACGCTTACTGAATACGCTTCCAGCAGACTCGGCCATCAGTACGATATGAAAAACGTGTTTGATCTGGCCCGTTACCTTTGGTCAACGCCTCCGGTGCCAACCCGCTACAGACACAAACTGCTGGCGTTCGGAAGCGGCGACCCCACCCGGGCGATCTGTTCAACGTTCATTGCCGAAGGTTTCCAGCAGCTGCGCTATCCGATTCTGCCGGTGGTGAAAACACTTCCCGCCAACGATCCTGACTGTGCCGACTGCGTGCATGAGCGTTTCCGGGTGCGGCATCATTCCTTGTTCACCCCGAGGGACTTTGATGCCTCACCCTATTTCCGGATAATCAAACCCACCATTGAAGGCGAATTCGACTACCGAGCCATCGCCTGGGAGGACGGTTAA
- a CDS encoding DinB family protein, producing MKQPVSDSNRALGQIVDENVHAIGQLVQLLDQMPGTFYRQCFGFRNQHVIGKHVRHIIDHYSALLTATSGAGGLLDYENRNRDLSLEKDRRAARDCLEETVKALRSRFEGPCADELNMRHNSAGKHQTVKTSVERELVLLASHTIHHMAIVGMLAEQAGVKVSSDFGVHPSTLRYLEGHTNGMVYLDTFKNRYPHFVAMGKRDFGMDRVHLDEMVQICMVAPMAAEPLEWGSKELAALTEYTPQEQQKYIDKQ from the coding sequence ATGAAACAGCCAGTTTCAGACAGTAACCGGGCCTTGGGCCAGATCGTTGATGAAAATGTTCATGCGATCGGGCAGCTTGTCCAGCTGCTTGATCAGATGCCGGGAACTTTTTACCGGCAGTGCTTTGGTTTCAGAAATCAACACGTTATCGGCAAGCATGTCCGGCACATTATCGATCACTACAGCGCGCTGCTGACAGCCACTTCTGGTGCTGGCGGTCTGCTTGACTACGAGAACCGCAACCGGGATCTGTCCCTGGAAAAAGACAGACGGGCGGCACGGGATTGCCTGGAGGAGACCGTTAAGGCCCTTCGCAGTCGATTTGAAGGGCCCTGTGCGGATGAGCTGAACATGCGCCATAACAGTGCCGGTAAGCATCAGACTGTGAAGACAAGCGTGGAACGTGAACTGGTGCTTCTGGCCAGCCACACCATCCACCATATGGCCATCGTCGGCATGCTGGCCGAACAGGCCGGGGTGAAGGTCAGCTCTGATTTTGGCGTTCATCCCTCAACGCTGCGATATCTGGAAGGCCATACGAACGGCATGGTCTACCTCGACACGTTCAAGAATCGGTACCCGCATTTTGTTGCCATGGGCAAGCGGGACTTCGGTATGGACAGGGTGCACCTGGATGAAATGGTCCAGATATGCATGGTGGCACCGATGGCCGCCGAGCCTCTTGAATGGGGCTCCAAGGAGTTGGCAGCATTGACCGAATACACTCCCCAGGAGCAGCAGAAGTATATCGATAAGCAGTAG
- a CDS encoding haloalkane dehalogenase: MTTQKPADFPYPSHFADVLGSRMHYVEHGSGEPILFLHGQPTWSYLWRNVLPELEGKGRLIAVDLIGYGMSDKPDIPYDIDDHIRYLDGFIEALGLDRITIVCHDWGSFFGFHYAHRHPERIKGLAFMEAMLNPIPGYDAFDPQTRAFFQTLRSSQANAERMMMDENQFVENILPAMICRPLERQELDAYRAPWTDRQSRRILCTFPQNLCIGKEPASVYRMQTAYIEWLGQTDLPKLLIHAEPGFLIPAPAVDQYRQQLPNLETAFVGSGLHYIQEDQPQKIGQAIAQWMDRCGL; this comes from the coding sequence ATGACAACGCAAAAGCCCGCAGACTTCCCTTACCCGTCACACTTCGCGGACGTGCTGGGTTCGCGCATGCACTATGTGGAACATGGCAGTGGTGAGCCGATACTCTTCCTGCACGGGCAGCCCACCTGGTCTTACCTGTGGCGGAATGTTCTGCCTGAACTTGAGGGCAAGGGCCGCCTGATTGCCGTTGACTTGATCGGCTACGGGATGTCTGACAAGCCCGATATCCCCTACGACATTGACGACCACATTCGTTACCTTGACGGCTTTATTGAGGCCCTGGGCCTGGATCGCATCACCATTGTCTGTCACGACTGGGGATCGTTTTTCGGCTTTCACTACGCCCACCGTCACCCCGAGCGCATCAAGGGGCTGGCGTTCATGGAGGCCATGCTGAATCCAATACCGGGGTACGACGCATTTGATCCCCAAACCCGGGCGTTTTTCCAGACCCTGCGTTCATCGCAGGCCAATGCCGAGCGAATGATGATGGACGAGAATCAATTCGTCGAGAATATCCTGCCCGCTATGATCTGCAGACCTCTGGAACGGCAGGAGCTTGATGCCTATCGCGCTCCCTGGACAGATCGGCAATCCCGCAGGATTCTTTGCACATTTCCACAAAATTTGTGCATCGGTAAGGAGCCGGCGTCTGTCTACCGGATGCAAACGGCCTACATAGAATGGCTTGGGCAAACGGACCTGCCCAAGCTGCTGATTCACGCGGAACCCGGGTTTCTGATCCCAGCGCCGGCTGTGGACCAGTATCGCCAACAGTTACCCAACCTGGAAACAGCGTTTGTGGGGTCTGGCCTGCACTACATCCAGGAAGACCAACCACAGAAAATTGGCCAGGCTATCGCTCAATGGATGGACCGTTGCGGGTTGTGA
- a CDS encoding YeeE/YedE thiosulfate transporter family protein, with the protein MFAVLIALAIAAVIGYTAQVTGLCMVRGVSDWVRGRRLRLTAILMAGFWIYLFTPLIAYHDRSFLAVYPFHWSTPLGGFVFGIGSAINGACSISTATRLSSGDLRMLLTMFGWLDGYC; encoded by the coding sequence ATGTTTGCAGTTTTGATAGCACTGGCCATTGCTGCGGTGATTGGCTACACCGCCCAGGTAACCGGTCTCTGCATGGTCCGTGGCGTCAGCGACTGGGTCAGAGGCAGACGTTTGCGGCTGACCGCCATCCTTATGGCCGGGTTCTGGATCTATCTGTTTACCCCTCTGATTGCGTATCACGATCGCTCCTTTCTGGCCGTCTACCCGTTTCACTGGTCTACTCCCTTGGGTGGTTTTGTGTTCGGCATTGGTTCAGCGATCAATGGCGCCTGTTCCATCTCCACCGCAACCCGTCTCTCCAGCGGAGATTTGCGCATGCTGCTGACCATGTTTGGCTGGCTGGATGGCTATTGCTGA
- a CDS encoding plastocyanin/azurin family copper-binding protein, whose product MKHSKALLTFILLFSSSLLWASEPAATVNMGNQLRFEPASITIKSGETVEFVNGSLLVHTVTADPAKARSADNVSLPAGAKPFDSGNLASGESFSHTFI is encoded by the coding sequence ATGAAACATTCGAAAGCTCTGCTGACCTTCATTCTGCTGTTTAGCAGTAGTCTTCTGTGGGCATCCGAACCAGCGGCAACGGTAAATATGGGCAACCAGCTTAGGTTTGAACCGGCATCCATCACTATTAAATCAGGAGAAACGGTTGAGTTTGTAAATGGCTCACTGCTGGTCCACACCGTCACTGCAGACCCCGCTAAAGCCAGAAGTGCGGACAACGTCTCATTGCCAGCGGGAGCAAAGCCCTTTGACTCTGGTAATCTGGCGTCTGGTGAAAGCTTTAGCCATACCTTCATTTAG
- a CDS encoding SRPBCC family protein translates to MVRKLTLLLSVLIFSMALPVAQGQTIWREQLVLRERSDDGPMDREVSVQALGSVLGYGVTSRLAVFGMVPYFFNKELAVAMPMGGIERDTSGFGGVVTTYQTLHALDDDNREISYSIDEGRSPVSPDEISSYEGHVRVRSVTEGDGGTFVEWYSSWKGNDEAAAEFCHGIYAGLLEQLKKTLEH, encoded by the coding sequence ATGGTTAGAAAACTTACCCTGCTGCTGTCGGTTCTGATATTCAGCATGGCTCTGCCGGTGGCCCAGGGCCAAACTATCTGGCGTGAGCAGCTTGTATTGCGGGAGCGATCCGACGACGGACCCATGGATCGCGAAGTCTCGGTACAGGCCCTGGGCAGCGTACTGGGTTATGGCGTCACTTCAAGGCTCGCAGTGTTCGGCATGGTTCCCTACTTCTTCAATAAAGAGCTGGCCGTTGCTATGCCCATGGGCGGGATCGAGCGTGACACCAGCGGCTTCGGTGGTGTGGTAACCACTTATCAGACCCTGCATGCTCTCGACGACGACAATCGCGAGATTAGCTACAGCATCGATGAGGGCCGATCTCCAGTTTCTCCGGATGAAATCAGCAGCTACGAGGGGCACGTCCGGGTTCGTTCGGTAACGGAAGGCGATGGTGGCACCTTCGTGGAGTGGTATTCAAGTTGGAAAGGCAATGATGAGGCGGCCGCTGAATTTTGTCACGGCATTTATGCCGGGCTGCTGGAGCAACTCAAGAAAACGTTGGAGCACTAA